In Leptolyngbya subtilissima AS-A7, the sequence TCTTGATTGGTCAGCTTGGCTGATAGATGAACCACGTCCCGCAGCAGCTGGTCCACGTCAGAAGCAAGCGGGCTGAGATCTTGGTTGGTGGGTTTATCTTCAACCCATTCTACTAGCCCAACTCGATAGGGCTTATCGCGCACGTAGCTCAACACCCGAAACCGCTGCTGGCCTAAAGTGAGAATTTTGAGACGATCATCAGGCAGTCGCTGGTAGTGAAGAATTTCAGCGCAACAACCGACATTAGCCGGCTGCCCCGTGGCAGGGTCTAGCATCAGAACTCCAAAACGGCGATCGCTTTGGAGAACAGTATTCATCATGATCCGGTAGCGAGGCTCAAACACATGAAGTGGCAGATGTCTTCCCGGAAATAAGACCAACTCAGGCAACGGAAAAAGCGGTAGTTCTCGCACAGATAAGGACTCGGAGAATGACATCATCGCCTCTTGCGAATTCAAGCGCACCGCACTCTGGCACGGCA encodes:
- a CDS encoding LON peptidase substrate-binding domain-containing protein — protein: MMSFSESLSVRELPLFPLPELVLFPGRHLPLHVFEPRYRIMMNTVLQSDRRFGVLMLDPATGQPANVGCCAEILHYQRLPDDRLKILTLGQQRFRVLSYVRDKPYRVGLVEWVEDKPTNQDLSPLASDVDQLLRDVVHLSAKLTNQDIDLPDNIPDIPIELSYWVASNLHGVALEQQALLEMDDTSVRLEREAEILTSTRNHLAARTALKEVLE